One window of the Archaeoglobus sulfaticallidus PM70-1 genome contains the following:
- a CDS encoding DNA alkylation repair protein: MSVDEIIKELESLGSKKNVEGMQRFGITSRAKILGVSKPELREIAKKIGKNQELSIELWESGIHEARILACMIADPEKFTDDLMDRWVSEIDNWDLCDQCAMNLFWKTKHAYKKAMVWCQSDCEFTKRAGFALMAKLAISDKKADDRKFEQFFPIIKREASDNRNYVKKAVSWALRQIGKRNPDLNKKAIETAKEIQKINSRSAKWIASDAIRELTSEAVQERFKKRGK; this comes from the coding sequence ATGAGCGTTGATGAAATAATCAAAGAGCTGGAATCTCTCGGAAGCAAGAAAAATGTTGAGGGAATGCAGAGATTTGGAATTACATCCAGAGCGAAAATTCTTGGAGTTTCAAAGCCAGAACTAAGAGAAATTGCTAAAAAAATTGGCAAAAATCAGGAATTGTCGATTGAATTATGGGAAAGTGGAATTCACGAAGCCAGAATTTTAGCATGCATGATTGCCGACCCTGAAAAATTTACTGATGATTTAATGGATAGATGGGTTTCCGAAATAGATAACTGGGATTTATGCGATCAGTGTGCTATGAACCTGTTCTGGAAAACAAAGCATGCTTATAAAAAAGCAATGGTGTGGTGTCAAAGTGATTGTGAATTTACAAAAAGAGCCGGATTTGCGCTAATGGCAAAACTCGCGATAAGCGATAAAAAAGCCGATGACAGGAAGTTTGAACAGTTCTTTCCAATTATAAAAAGGGAAGCTAGCGATAACAGGAATTACGTTAAGAAAGCTGTTAGCTGGGCTTTAAGGCAAATTGGAAAACGAAATCCAGATTTAAATAAAAAAGCAATTGAAACAGCTAAGGAAATTCAAAAGATAAATTCAAGAAGTGCAAAATGGATTGCTTCAGATGCTATAAGAGAATTAACAAGCGAAGCGGTTCAGGAACGATTTAAAAAAAGAGGGAAGTAA